From the genome of Flavobacterium sediminis:
ACTTTGCGTATGTCTTCTTTTAATGCAAAATAATCTAAAGTGCTAAACTCTTTTGTATAGTCAAATTCGTCTCCTAACGGATTGGATAAACTGGAATTAGCACGGAGTGTGCTTAGGTCTAATTGGTTCGGCCACCAATCTTTATTGGTAGTGGCACTGCTTTTTTCCATTTCTTTTTTTGGTTTACTTCCGAAACCAAAAGGACAGCTTTCCGCTTCTGCGTTGCTTTCTTCTGCTTTGTCGTTACAGCTAAGTAGTACCAATAAACCAGCTGATAAGATTATTTTTTTCATTTCAAATATATTATGATGTTAGATTTTTCAAATATATCTGACTTTTGTTTTATTAAATCTTAGGTTTTATATTGAGTTTTTATGATGTAATAGATAAAATTAATAGTAATTTTGTTTTCTATAGATGAAATAATTAAGGCGTTTGTTACTTTTAAAAAGACAAAAAAAATCCCGATTGAAAACCAATCGGGATTTTATCTCTATAATTTACCAGTTCTTATAACTTAGCAAATAAGTTCTCCATATCTTGTTTAACTTCTTCAGCAAGGAAACTATCAATTAAGATACGTCCGCTATGTTCATCAGTAATGATCTTTTTACGTCCGGCAATTTCCATTTGTGTTTGCGGAGGAATTGTAAAGAAAGACCCGGCAGAAGCTCCTCTTTCAATAGAAACAACAGCTAATCCGTTGCGAACGCTTCCTCTGATTCTTTTATAAGCAGTTAATAAGCGACCTTCGATCTGTTTTTGTAATTCTTCAGACTTTTCTATTAAGAAGTTTTCTTCTTTTTCAGTCTCAGACATAATGTCGTTTAACTCAGCTTTTTTGTGCTTTAAGTGTGTTTGTTTTGCTTCTAACTTCTCTTTAGTTTGAGAAACAACTTCTTTCTTATGTTCGATGGAAGCTTTCATTTCTTTGATATGCTTTTCAGCTAATTGGATTTCAAGCTCCTGAAATTCGATCTCTTTAGTTAAAGAGTTGTATTCTCTGTTGTTACGAACATTTTTTTGCTGTTCCTGATATTTTTTTATGGTACTTTTGTGCTCGTCTATTGCATTTTTCTTTTCTTTAATTTGAGCATCAATGGATTCTAAATCACTTTTGAATTTTTCTAAACGAGTGGTAAGACCTGCAACTTCGTCTTCTAAATCCTCTACTTCTAAAGGTAATTCTCCTCTAACGCTTCTGATTTCGTCTATTTTAGAATCAACAAGTTGTAAACTGTAAAGCGCTCTTAATTTGTCTTCTACACTTAGTTCTTTTGTGTTTGCCATATTTAAAAATATTGAACCGGGTTTGTATTTTCCTCTGATAAAATGATTGCAAAATTAGTGATTTTTTCTTTAAGATAATCAACAATATAATTTTTTGTAAATCTTTCACTTTCAAAATGTCCGATGTCAGCTAGAAGTAGTTTACCTTCTGCTTCATAAAATTGGTGGTATTTCAGGTCAGCAGTCAGGAAAGCATCGGCTCCTGCGGCAATAGCATTTTTAATGGCAAAGCTGCCTGATCCGCCTAAAACGGCTACTTTTTTAATCTCTTTTCCGGTAAAAGAGCTGTGGCGTATACCGCCGCATTGCATTGTAGTCTTAGTAAGTTCTAATAGTTCAGTTTCAGAAATCGGAGTTTCAAATTCGCCGATCATTCCCAACCCTATATTCTGATGTAAATTGTCTAAAGAATAGATCTCATAGGCTACTTCTTCGTAGGCATGGTTTCTGAACAATGCTTTTAATATTTTGCTTTGCAGATGTTTTTCAAACGTAACCTCAATTTTTATCTCAGTATTTTCTACAAATTCAAAGCGTTCTCCTATTTGAGGACTGCTGTCTTCACCTCCTAAATAGGTTCCTATTCCCTGGCTATTGAAGCTGCAATCTTCATAGTTTCCTATTTTTCCGGCTCCGGAATCAAAAAGTGCATTTCTTAGTTTTTCGGCATTCTCAGGAATGGTATAGGTGATTAGTTTTTTGATATAGTTGGTTTTAGGAATTAAAATTTTGGTATGGGTTAGTCCTAAAGCATTGCAGAATATTTTGTTGACCCCTTTTTTGTGATTGTCTAAAGCGGTATGTACAGCATAAATAGCAATATCATGTTTAATGGCTTTAAGAATAGCTCTTTCAACATAATTTTTTCCCGTTATCTTTTTTATACCGCTAAACAGGATAGGGTGAAAGCAGACTACCAGATTGCATTTTTTTTCAACAGCTTCTTCTATGACACTTTCTAAGGCATCATGACAGACCAAAATTCCACTGACTTCTTGTTCCGGTTGCCCTACCAGCAGGCCAACATTGTCAAAATCTTCAGCATACGAAAGTGGTGCCATTTCTTCTAAGACCGTAAGAATTTCAGATAACTTCATGGACTGATATTTTTATTTCTATCAAAGATAAAAAAATGCTACTTTCGTACTATGAATTTATTACGAAAATTACTCTTTCCGTTAGGATTTGTATATTGGATGGTGACTTATTGCCGAAATCTGTTCTATGATTTAGGGTGGCTTAAGAGCTATACATTTTCTTTGCCGGTTATAGCCGTAGGAAATTTAAGTGTGGGTGGAACCGGAAAAACACCTCATATAGAATATTTAGTCCGCTTATTACAAAATAAGAAAGTAGCGACTTTAAGCAGAGGGTATGGACGTAAAACGAAAGGTTTTATTTTAGCAGATGAAAGAGCTAATGCTGCGACTATCGGTGATGAGCCTTTTCAATTCTATTCTAAATTTAAAGAAGTTGCTGTTGCAGTAGATGCAGATCGCAGAAATGGTATTGAGAAATTACAGGAATTAATACATCCGGAAGTGATTTTACTGGATGATGCTTTTCAGCATCGCAGAGTGCAAGCCGGATTTTATATTTTATTAACGGATTACAATCATTTGTTTACACGGGATTATATTTTACCCTTCGGAGATCTTCGTGAGCCTTCAATCGGGAAAAGGAGAGCAAACGTGATAATTGTCACTAAATGTCCCGATGATATTTCTGAAATTGCAATGCAAAATATCAAGAAGGAATTAAATGTTGCTGTACCGATATTCTTTAGCCGGATAAAATATGATGATTTTTTATGGGGCTGGAAAGAAAAAGTAGAAGTACAGCATTTGATCGAAAGTAAATTGATCGTTGCCGGCATAGCCAATCCGACCGGATTTGTAAAATTCTTAAAAGGAGAAAAGGATGAGGTTATGTTGTTTCCGGATCACCATGATTTTACGGATAAGGATATAGAAAACATACTGAAGACGGCGAAGGGAAGAAGAATTGTGACCACGGAGAAAGATTATATGAGGTTAAAAGGAAAAATTCAAGAACAATCAATAGGGTATTTACCCATAACAGTTGAGATCATTGAGAACCAAGATGAATTAAATAAATTAATACTTAATTATGTGGGATAAAGTACAGGAAAGCATAGCTTTTTTAAAAGATAAAACCCATGGTTTTGAACCGGAATATGGAATTATTTTAGGATCAGGCTTAGGAGGGTTTGCTGATGATATAACAATTGAATATACAATTGAGTATAAAGATATACCGCATTTTCCGGTGTCAACAGTAGAAGGACATAAAGGAGCCTTACTTTTCGGAACTATAGGTACTAAGAAAGTAATGGCAATGCAAGGACGCTTTCACTATTATGAAGGATATACGATGAAAGAGGTAACTTTTCCGGTGCGGGTAATGAAATTCTTAGGAATTAACAAGGTTATTGTTTCCAATGCTTCAGGAGGTGTCAACCCCGGTTTTAAAGTCGGAGATGTTATGATGATCAAAGATCATATCAATATGATGCCGGATCATCCGTTAAGAGGGAAGAATGACGAACGTTTCGGACCGAGATTTTTGAACATGAGCGAACCTTATTGCCGAAAAATGATGGCTAAGGCAACTGAAATAGCACAAAATCTGAATTTTGAATTAAAAACAGGAGTGTATTTAGCACTACAGGGGCCAACATTTGAAACGCTGGCAGAATATCGCATGGTAAAAGCAATAGGAGCAGACTGTGTAGGAATGTCTACAGTTCCCGAAGTTATTGTAGCACGCCATATGGACATGGATTGTTTTGGCGTTTCTGTTATTACAGATATGGGAGATGAGGCTAATATCAATGAGGTAAATCATGAAGAAGTACTCTTAGCTGCTCAAAAAGCCGAACCTCATGTAAGAGATCTGATCCGGAATTTTATTTTGGAATATTAAGATATTCTGAAATAACGGCATAAAAATTATCAGGAATGAATGGTTTGGTAATCACATCATTCATTCCGTAAGATAATAGCATTTCTCTGTTTTCGTTAAGGGAAATTGCCGTTAGGGCAATAATCGGAGTATCAGTGTCAAATTCACGAATGGCAGCAGTAGCTTCTGTACCGTTAATGCCCGGCAAATGTACATCCATTAGAACCAAGTCATAATGATGATCTTTCAAATGTTCTATGGCTTCTTCACCATTGTCTATGATCGTGCATTTTACTTCTTTTTTCTCAAGCATTTTTAATGTGATCATCTGATTGATCTTGTTGTCCTCTACTAAAAGAACTGACTTGTCTTTAAAACATTGATTTTCAGTATTAGGATGAAATATTTTCTGTTCGGATAATTCTTTACCTTTTTCAAAATCAACTACAAAGCGGAAAGAAGTACCTTTGTCTGTGTCGCTTTCCAGCTTTACTTCAGTGCCTAAAAGTTCTAAGATTTTCTTTACGATAGATAATCCTAAGCCGGTACCACCATATGTCCGGTTAATTTCAACGGATCCCTGACTAAAACTGTCAAAAATAGTTTCTTGTTTGTCTTTTGGGATACCAATACCGTTGTCACGTACCTCAAAATATAATTTGATATTCGTATTACTTTCATTCAGTTTTTTTACCGTAAACCATACATCTCCGTTTTTGGTAAATTTAATGGCATTATTCATCAAATTGATAATCACCTGAGAGAGTTTAGTCGGATCCCCGATCAAATAATGATGAATAGAATCGTCAATATCCAGATGACAGTTTACTTTATTCTCATGTATAAATTCGTTAAATGAATTTCTGATATTAGTAGTTAGTTCGTGAATATTGAAACTTATTTTTTCAACGAGTATCTTATCAGATTCCAGACGGTTAATTTCTAAGATGTCGTTGATGAAGTTTAAGAGGTAGTTTCCGGAAAATTCTAAAGATTTCAGATAATTTAACTGATTGGCTCTCGGTTTTTCCTGAAGCAATAAATAGGTGATTCCGTTGATGGCATTCAAGGGTGTTCTCAATTCGTGACTCACTGTAGCCATGAACTCAGCACGGGCTTTGGAGGCTTTTTCTACCTTTTCTTTTTCTTTAATTAGTTCTTTATTCTTTTCTTTTAAAAGTTTGTTTGTACTTATTCTGATCTTATTGTTCTTGTATAACGACAAGCTTAAAAGGGATAGAATTGAAATCAAAGCAATACTCAAAATACTGATTAACTTAGAAAAGCGCAATGTTTTTTGTTGACTCTTTTTTTCTTTATCCAGTAATTCAATTGTTTTTAACTGTTTTTCAAACTGAATTTTATCGTAAGCATTTTCGTTGACATAATTGCTGTAAAAGTTTCCTATAGAGTCTGTTATAGTAGCATATAGAGCAAGATATTTATATGATTTTTCATAATCAGTATTTGCTTTATAGGTATCACTGATTTGTTTCAGAACTTTTTTTTGCAGGTTGAGGTTCTTAGGTCCATTTGAATTTAAAGTGAGTGCCTTGTTAAGCAGATTAATACTTTCGTTATAATTTTTATTTCCAAATTCAATCAGGGATAATTGATAAAGAGCTTCGATTCGAGTCTCGGTAAGGGCTTCATTTTCGTTAGAGTTAATAATGATCCTTTTAAATATTTTTGAAGCTTCTTCTTTTTCACCTTTTTCAGTAAGCAGGATTGCTTTTTGTAAGTTGATGAGTTCAATAGCATCCGTGAAGTTAAGTTCTTGAAAGATAAGCGAGGCTTTTTTAAAATAGATATCAGAAAGTTCAGGTTTGTTTTTAGCAATATAACATTTTCCTAAGTTGTAATAAGCCAGAGCCAAATTCGATTTAGGAACATTTTTCCCGTAAGAGTTAATGCTTCTGATGTAATTGTCAATAGCGTCATCAATCTTTTGAATTTCAAAATAAATACCACCTAAGACTAAGTAACAATCTCCCAGTTTGCTTTGGAGATTGCTGTTTTTGGCAAAATCAATTGCTTTTTCAGTATAAAAAATGGCTTTGTTGAATGATTTTTTATCTTCCTTATTGAAGATAGCAATCTCTAAATAGTAGTCTACACTATCATTAATTTTAGCGACTTCTTTGTATAAGGCTTGAGATTTCCCTGAAAAAGGGAAAAGGACAAACAGTAACAAGAATAGTATTGCTCTCAAACTTTTAGATAATTTAAAAACAGGTTAAAGTCCATTGTAAAGAGGGGATATAAATATATGAAAAATTATTTATTTGCCATGAAATCGATTAAATTGATTAATCGGGACGAATAACCGATTTCATTGTCATACCAGCCCACGACTTTAACCATTCTGTCAATTACAGAGGTCAATTGGGCATCAAATAAACACGAATGGGTATTTCCTAATATATCAACAGATACAATAGGATCCTCTGTGTAGGCTAAAACTCCTTTTAAGTTGGTTTCAGAGGCTCTTTTAAATGCCTCATTTATTTCTTCGATGCTTACTTTTCGTTTGACATTAAAAGTGATATCCGTTAAAGATCCGTCAGGTACCGGTACGCGAATACCGCAACCTCCTATTTTTTCATTCAATTCCGGAAAAATTTTAGTTAAGGCTTTGGCCGCTCCCGTTGTGGTCGGAACAATAGATTGCGCCGCTCCTCGAGCTCGTCTCAAATCCTTATGAGGTTGGTCGTGTAAACTTTGATCGGTAGTGTAGGAATGCACTGTGGTAATATATGCCTGTTCAATATCGCAGAGTTCTTGGATTACCTTAATCATAGGCGCAGCGTTGTTAGTAGTACAACTGGCATTCGAGATCACGAGTTCTGATCCGTCTATCAGATACTCATTTACTCCGAGGACGATGGTTTTTATTTTGTCATCTTCCGGCGGTGCTGATAAGATTACTTTTTTAGCTCCGGATTCAATGTGTTGCAGCGCCAGTTCCTGCGTTTTGAATTTTCCGGTTGATTCAACTACAAAGTCTATGTCTAACGATTTCCAATCCAGATTTTTGATTTCTTTTTCATGGAAAAAGTGAATGAGTTTTTCATCAACTAAAATGCCCTCGTCAGTACTGTTAATAGTATTGGGTAAAATACCATGAATACTATCATATTTCAGTAAGTGACTCATGGTTTTGTTGTCAGCGATATCGTTAATAGCTACAACTTCTATTGTCGGATGATTAATGAGTAAACGGAAAAGATTTCGGCCAATTCGTCCGAAACCGTTTATTGCTATTTTTATTTCTTTTGACATAATATTTTTACAGGTATTTACCGGCTTCTTTTTTACTAAGGGAACTCAAGGGGTGATTTTCTATGAATTCAGAAACCCAGTGCGGGTTGCATTTGGAATATTCCCGAAGAGCCCAACCGATAGCTTTGTTGATGAAAAATTCGTTACTGTTTAAATTTTTAGTGATAGCCTGACTTAAAAAGAGGGTGTCGGTTTCTTGTTTGAACTTTAATTGGCAAATGATGCCGGTTCTTTTAAGCCAGATGTTTTCTGATGCCGACCATTGTAAAACATCTTGTTTGACCTCCGGATAATTTCGGACTATAAAACCGATAAGATGACTGGCTATTAGATCAACACTGTCCCACCAGGATTTTGTTATAATCAGGTATTTGAGCTGATTCAGATCAGCAGGTGTAAGGTGTTTTTTTTTAGTGATTAAATAATCAAGAGCACTATATTGAAATTCCCTCTCTTTTAAGTCCCAAAGCGATTGAACCCAATCCCAGTTGATTTTTTTTTCGCTTTTAAAACGCTGTAAAAAAGGTTTTTGCAGTTTGCTGCGAACAGGTGTCTGAATGCCTAAAAATGGAAAATTATTTTTCATATAATTTTCCATTTTCAAACGCTTCTCAGGATTGCTGTGAGAATAAAAAATAGCCGTTAGTTGCTCTATCTCCACAACAAAAATCTTAATGAATGTGTTTTTCAGCATGATAAGAAGAACGTACTAAAGCACCACTTTCTACATGTCTGAAACCTAATTCTTTTCCTATTTTTTCGTATTTTTCAAATTGCTCCGGTGTGATAAATTCTTTCACGGGCAAATGTTTTTTACTAGGTTGTAAATACTGTCCTATAGTAACAATATCAACTTTAGCATCTTTCAGGTCGTGCAAGGT
Proteins encoded in this window:
- a CDS encoding zinc ribbon domain-containing protein; protein product: MANTKELSVEDKLRALYSLQLVDSKIDEIRSVRGELPLEVEDLEDEVAGLTTRLEKFKSDLESIDAQIKEKKNAIDEHKSTIKKYQEQQKNVRNNREYNSLTKEIEFQELEIQLAEKHIKEMKASIEHKKEVVSQTKEKLEAKQTHLKHKKAELNDIMSETEKEENFLIEKSEELQKQIEGRLLTAYKRIRGSVRNGLAVVSIERGASAGSFFTIPPQTQMEIAGRKKIITDEHSGRILIDSFLAEEVKQDMENLFAKL
- a CDS encoding Nif3-like dinuclear metal center hexameric protein, coding for MKLSEILTVLEEMAPLSYAEDFDNVGLLVGQPEQEVSGILVCHDALESVIEEAVEKKCNLVVCFHPILFSGIKKITGKNYVERAILKAIKHDIAIYAVHTALDNHKKGVNKIFCNALGLTHTKILIPKTNYIKKLITYTIPENAEKLRNALFDSGAGKIGNYEDCSFNSQGIGTYLGGEDSSPQIGERFEFVENTEIKIEVTFEKHLQSKILKALFRNHAYEEVAYEIYSLDNLHQNIGLGMIGEFETPISETELLELTKTTMQCGGIRHSSFTGKEIKKVAVLGGSGSFAIKNAIAAGADAFLTADLKYHQFYEAEGKLLLADIGHFESERFTKNYIVDYLKEKITNFAIILSEENTNPVQYF
- the lpxK gene encoding tetraacyldisaccharide 4'-kinase, with protein sequence MNLLRKLLFPLGFVYWMVTYCRNLFYDLGWLKSYTFSLPVIAVGNLSVGGTGKTPHIEYLVRLLQNKKVATLSRGYGRKTKGFILADERANAATIGDEPFQFYSKFKEVAVAVDADRRNGIEKLQELIHPEVILLDDAFQHRRVQAGFYILLTDYNHLFTRDYILPFGDLREPSIGKRRANVIIVTKCPDDISEIAMQNIKKELNVAVPIFFSRIKYDDFLWGWKEKVEVQHLIESKLIVAGIANPTGFVKFLKGEKDEVMLFPDHHDFTDKDIENILKTAKGRRIVTTEKDYMRLKGKIQEQSIGYLPITVEIIENQDELNKLILNYVG
- a CDS encoding purine-nucleoside phosphorylase; this encodes MWDKVQESIAFLKDKTHGFEPEYGIILGSGLGGFADDITIEYTIEYKDIPHFPVSTVEGHKGALLFGTIGTKKVMAMQGRFHYYEGYTMKEVTFPVRVMKFLGINKVIVSNASGGVNPGFKVGDVMMIKDHINMMPDHPLRGKNDERFGPRFLNMSEPYCRKMMAKATEIAQNLNFELKTGVYLALQGPTFETLAEYRMVKAIGADCVGMSTVPEVIVARHMDMDCFGVSVITDMGDEANINEVNHEEVLLAAQKAEPHVRDLIRNFILEY
- a CDS encoding tetratricopeptide repeat-containing hybrid sensor histidine kinase/response regulator, whose translation is MRAILFLLLFVLFPFSGKSQALYKEVAKINDSVDYYLEIAIFNKEDKKSFNKAIFYTEKAIDFAKNSNLQSKLGDCYLVLGGIYFEIQKIDDAIDNYIRSINSYGKNVPKSNLALAYYNLGKCYIAKNKPELSDIYFKKASLIFQELNFTDAIELINLQKAILLTEKGEKEEASKIFKRIIINSNENEALTETRIEALYQLSLIEFGNKNYNESINLLNKALTLNSNGPKNLNLQKKVLKQISDTYKANTDYEKSYKYLALYATITDSIGNFYSNYVNENAYDKIQFEKQLKTIELLDKEKKSQQKTLRFSKLISILSIALISILSLLSLSLYKNNKIRISTNKLLKEKNKELIKEKEKVEKASKARAEFMATVSHELRTPLNAINGITYLLLQEKPRANQLNYLKSLEFSGNYLLNFINDILEINRLESDKILVEKISFNIHELTTNIRNSFNEFIHENKVNCHLDIDDSIHHYLIGDPTKLSQVIINLMNNAIKFTKNGDVWFTVKKLNESNTNIKLYFEVRDNGIGIPKDKQETIFDSFSQGSVEINRTYGGTGLGLSIVKKILELLGTEVKLESDTDKGTSFRFVVDFEKGKELSEQKIFHPNTENQCFKDKSVLLVEDNKINQMITLKMLEKKEVKCTIIDNGEEAIEHLKDHHYDLVLMDVHLPGINGTEATAAIREFDTDTPIIALTAISLNENREMLLSYGMNDVITKPFIPDNFYAVISEYLNIPK
- the gap gene encoding type I glyceraldehyde-3-phosphate dehydrogenase, with amino-acid sequence MSKEIKIAINGFGRIGRNLFRLLINHPTIEVVAINDIADNKTMSHLLKYDSIHGILPNTINSTDEGILVDEKLIHFFHEKEIKNLDWKSLDIDFVVESTGKFKTQELALQHIESGAKKVILSAPPEDDKIKTIVLGVNEYLIDGSELVISNASCTTNNAAPMIKVIQELCDIEQAYITTVHSYTTDQSLHDQPHKDLRRARGAAQSIVPTTTGAAKALTKIFPELNEKIGGCGIRVPVPDGSLTDITFNVKRKVSIEEINEAFKRASETNLKGVLAYTEDPIVSVDILGNTHSCLFDAQLTSVIDRMVKVVGWYDNEIGYSSRLINLIDFMANK
- a CDS encoding DNA alkylation repair protein — translated: MEIEQLTAIFYSHSNPEKRLKMENYMKNNFPFLGIQTPVRSKLQKPFLQRFKSEKKINWDWVQSLWDLKEREFQYSALDYLITKKKHLTPADLNQLKYLIITKSWWDSVDLIASHLIGFIVRNYPEVKQDVLQWSASENIWLKRTGIICQLKFKQETDTLFLSQAITKNLNSNEFFINKAIGWALREYSKCNPHWVSEFIENHPLSSLSKKEAGKYL